AATATCTCCACGGAAAGAACTTTTGCCGGAGGCATCTTTGCCGTCACCCGACGGGTCTTCGGATCAATGCTTATGGTGAAGGGTTCCTTTAAGTTAAACCCTGCCTTCGCCAGTACGAGGGCCTCGATTTCCAGCACCTTTTCACTCCCCAGCCATGAATGTGTCCACCCGTACCGGACAGACATCTTGCGTTCGACTGTGGCTAACTCCAAGATCGGTTCGATCTCCCCGAAAACAGTCACCCCATTAACCGTGACTATCGGGGTGATTTGTAAAGATTCTTTAATTTCACGGCCCAGTTTCTTTGCAAACTCGACACTTTCCGAGGCGCCGGAGGAAAACTCACCTTTTAATCCCCGCGCAAGATCTAAGGGTCCTTTATAGAGGATCGTGTAAAGGCTCCAAGTCGCCACAAATAGAATCGCGCAAGCGACTATCCCCGCGGAGAGCAGCCTCCAGTAAAAGGAGGGTATTGCGCCCTTTGGTTTTTCTGATCGTCGAGGTTGTTCGTTTATATCCATGGAAAAACAGGCAGCTACTTCGCCCCTATTCGTTTGATTCCTGCCAGGCTTAATACCAGTATGCCCACGGCAGTCCCCGTAATAGGCGTCGGGACAGCTGCTAAAATGGCCAAAACCGCTGCCACAGTAGCGGCTTTACTATTTGTGTCTTTATTCAGATATTTCTGTACGCAGAATACCCCGATAAAGACAGTTAAA
The DNA window shown above is from Verrucomicrobiota bacterium and carries:
- a CDS encoding DUF4230 domain-containing protein, encoding MDINEQPRRSEKPKGAIPSFYWRLLSAGIVACAILFVATWSLYTILYKGPLDLARGLKGEFSSGASESVEFAKKLGREIKESLQITPIVTVNGVTVFGEIEPILELATVERKMSVRYGWTHSWLGSEKVLEIEALVLAKAGFNLKEPFTISIDPKTRRVTAKMPPAKVLSVEILDYQMLKDDSGWWNEITDADRQEALNGLRLQARVNVRNSGILKEVMKTSEDRITEIVQRNGGHVDFVMADKKEKP